In one window of Fusobacteria bacterium ZRK30 DNA:
- a CDS encoding YhdH/YhfP family quinone oxidoreductase has protein sequence MSFKAVRIFEEEGKYIPKIVERKVEDLPEGDVVIKVLYSSLNYKDALSCTGNRGVTRNFPHTPGIDAAGVVYSSENSDFKIGEEVFITGYDLGMNTDGGFGEYIRVPSSWVIKKPENLSLKEAMIYGTAGFTSALSVYELISIVDPEDGPILVTGASGGVGSHTVKFLVKLGYEVVGVVQNEEKRNFLLELGASDTLTRDEFKDTSNKAMLKQTWAGVIDTVGGDPLSTAIRSLKYGGVVTTCGNVAGGNIENMNVYPFILRGVRLIGIDSVQCPKGKREEVWNMLAESWKGNQLENGIEEVQLEGILEKVQDMLNSKLIGRVILKHSK, from the coding sequence ATGAGTTTTAAAGCTGTAAGAATTTTCGAAGAAGAGGGGAAGTATATTCCAAAAATTGTAGAAAGAAAGGTAGAGGATCTTCCAGAGGGAGATGTAGTTATTAAGGTTTTATATTCATCTTTAAATTATAAGGATGCATTGTCTTGTACAGGGAATAGAGGAGTAACGAGAAATTTTCCTCATACACCAGGAATAGATGCTGCAGGAGTTGTTTATTCATCTGAAAATTCTGATTTTAAAATCGGGGAAGAAGTTTTTATTACAGGATATGATTTAGGGATGAATACAGATGGTGGATTTGGTGAATATATTAGAGTTCCTTCCAGCTGGGTAATAAAAAAACCTGAAAATTTAAGTTTGAAGGAGGCAATGATCTACGGGACAGCTGGATTTACCTCGGCATTGTCTGTATATGAACTAATTTCAATAGTAGATCCTGAAGACGGACCGATACTGGTAACAGGAGCTTCTGGAGGAGTAGGAAGTCATACAGTTAAATTTTTGGTTAAATTAGGCTACGAAGTAGTAGGGGTAGTTCAAAATGAAGAAAAAAGAAATTTTTTATTGGAATTAGGAGCTAGCGATACTCTTACCAGAGATGAATTTAAAGATACGTCTAATAAAGCAATGCTAAAACAAACTTGGGCAGGAGTTATCGACACTGTAGGAGGAGATCCTTTGTCCACAGCTATCAGATCTTTAAAATATGGCGGAGTTGTCACGACTTGTGGGAATGTAGCGGGAGGAAATATTGAAAATATGAATGTTTACCCTTTTATTTTAAGGGGAGTACGTCTTATTGGAATTGATTCTGTGCAATGTCCTAAAGGAAAGAGAGAGGAAGTATGGAATATGTTAGCTGAGTCTTGGAAGGGGAACCAGTTAGAAAATGGAATTGAAGAAGTTCAATTAGAGGGGATATTAGAAAAAGTACAGGATATGCTCAATTCAAAATTAATAGGAAGGGTAATTTTAAAACATTCAAAATAA
- a CDS encoding MFS transporter gives MIRAVGEIISQNLKEKKFGFSQERVNKKYIILVGVSGILGVLLNSFLTLYLIEKGLSFSQIGLLFSVYLGTTAVLDYPTGGLADKYGRRNIYIVGKLFTSLSYFILFFGISFPALIFSYILKGIGSSQLSGSLITWLGDTENKVVYKNTLLRTKLISSIIKLIVPIVFIYLKLKNIGYLILLTAVVDIITSIFVIIFFKENYGSSDKLRKTYMNVIRFTFKDDKLRYIIWINIAIYTFFTIFIFVWQPIAKDILGDIKYIPILFGIYSISLSLGSYFIKLFHEDTEKISLFIFCNMALSFIFFRISNTVQNIVLLVSALIFFGLGSGLAYIYEFNVY, from the coding sequence ATGATCAGAGCAGTAGGAGAGATAATAAGCCAGAATTTAAAGGAAAAGAAATTTGGTTTTTCACAGGAGAGGGTGAATAAAAAATATATAATATTGGTTGGGGTTTCGGGGATATTAGGAGTTTTGTTAAACTCATTTTTAACACTATATCTGATTGAAAAGGGATTGAGTTTTTCTCAGATAGGGCTGCTATTTTCAGTATATTTAGGAACAACAGCTGTATTGGATTATCCCACAGGAGGGTTAGCAGATAAATACGGGAGAAGGAATATATATATCGTCGGGAAACTTTTTACCAGTTTGTCATATTTTATTTTATTTTTTGGTATTTCTTTCCCGGCACTTATTTTTTCCTATATTTTAAAGGGAATCGGAAGTTCCCAGCTCAGTGGTTCGCTGATAACCTGGCTTGGAGACACAGAAAATAAAGTGGTATATAAAAATACACTTTTAAGAACAAAATTAATTTCAAGTATTATTAAACTAATCGTTCCCATTGTATTTATTTATCTAAAACTTAAAAATATAGGCTATTTAATACTATTGACAGCCGTAGTTGATATAATTACTTCTATCTTTGTAATCATATTTTTTAAAGAAAATTACGGGAGTTCGGATAAGTTAAGGAAAACATATATGAATGTAATCCGGTTCACTTTCAAGGATGATAAGTTAAGGTATATCATCTGGATAAATATTGCTATATATACATTTTTTACAATTTTTATATTTGTCTGGCAGCCAATTGCAAAGGATATCTTAGGAGATATAAAGTATATTCCGATACTTTTTGGGATATATTCTATTTCTTTGAGTTTAGGTTCTTATTTTATTAAATTATTTCATGAAGACACTGAAAAAATCAGTTTATTTATATTTTGTAATATGGCTTTATCCTTTATTTTTTTTAGGATATCTAATACTGTGCAGAATATAGTCCTACTTGTGTCAGCATTGATTTTTTTCGGTCTGGGAAGCGGACTAGCTTATATTTATGAATTCAACGTATATTAA
- a CDS encoding MFS transporter — MNSYLKNKLIYFPGIFISLLGSVLFSFATGMYLLDVTHQGTSYAFNIILYTIPVVVLSPIFGIFVDKYSKKKLIILGDLLNALLMFGIFYMWNYIDNITLIYTGTVLTSIFSLLVSIGFESGKAQMFEKDWLVKANSLSSIISSGSRIAGPFLGGLVYAFIDIRTFVLFNGISFLFSMITEIFLSIEEVKTETEKKEKMSLTKGFRYMMLDKKLKKYVVLLVILNFSFPMAIIVPIPYLITNYFQYGSKVLGGIQSMFSIGLIIVAMIIGKFNLKLTLKLIKVLFIGFIGVNILFLIPISVSLEQMITTIIYAIGMFLTGGVIALVDIPLLTYFQKEIPDNIRGQVIGLFIGIIKTIMPIALLLSGKIIDMSTPGYSIILGVIPIAVSLVFLLLTPQKEMEVQGISLNKGD; from the coding sequence ATGAATAGTTATTTAAAAAATAAATTGATATATTTTCCGGGGATATTTATATCTCTATTGGGATCGGTATTATTTTCATTTGCCACAGGGATGTATTTATTGGATGTAACCCATCAGGGTACATCATACGCTTTTAACATAATATTATATACAATACCAGTTGTTGTTTTATCACCGATTTTTGGGATATTTGTAGACAAGTATTCCAAGAAAAAACTTATAATCTTGGGAGATCTCTTAAATGCTCTTTTGATGTTTGGAATCTTCTACATGTGGAACTATATAGATAACATCACTTTAATCTACACAGGTACTGTACTTACCAGTATATTTTCTCTCCTTGTATCCATAGGGTTTGAAAGCGGGAAAGCTCAGATGTTTGAAAAGGATTGGCTGGTAAAGGCTAATTCTTTATCATCTATAATCAGTTCGGGGAGCAGGATAGCAGGGCCATTTTTAGGAGGATTGGTATATGCATTTATTGATATAAGAACCTTTGTTTTATTCAATGGAATTTCGTTCTTATTTTCTATGATTACAGAGATATTCTTAAGTATAGAGGAAGTCAAAACAGAAACAGAGAAAAAAGAGAAGATGTCTTTGACCAAAGGTTTCAGGTATATGATGTTAGATAAAAAATTAAAAAAATATGTTGTTTTATTAGTCATTTTAAATTTTTCATTTCCCATGGCAATAATAGTTCCTATTCCATATCTCATTACAAATTATTTTCAATATGGAAGTAAGGTCTTGGGTGGGATACAGTCTATGTTTTCCATAGGATTGATAATTGTAGCTATGATAATAGGAAAATTTAATCTCAAATTGACACTTAAACTAATAAAAGTATTATTTATTGGATTTATAGGAGTAAATATTTTATTCTTAATTCCAATATCTGTGAGTTTAGAGCAAATGATAACCACAATAATTTATGCCATAGGAATGTTCCTGACAGGAGGAGTGATTGCTTTGGTAGATATCCCCTTATTGACTTACTTTCAGAAGGAGATACCGGATAATATCAGAGGACAGGTAATAGGTCTATTCATTGGAATTATAAAAACAATAATGCCTATAGCACTATTATTATCTGGGAAGATCATTGATATGAGTACACCGGGTTACAGTATAATTTTAGGGGTAATTCCCATAGCAGTGTCACTGGTATTTTTACTGTTAACTCCTCAAAAAGAGATGGAAGTACAGGGAATATCTTTAAATAAAGGAGATTAA